From the genome of Ornithobacterium rhinotracheale, one region includes:
- a CDS encoding glucosaminidase domain-containing protein, whose amino-acid sequence MKKLFVALTLAALSATGFAQDRDVEYVKKYALLAVQEMDQYKIPASITLAQGIIETAGGQSRLAEQAFNHFGIKCKENWTGGKIYHDDDARGECFRKYEKVEDSYRDHSKFLAERPYYKKLFDLALTDYRGWAHGLRKAGYATNPRYAQMLISKIEKLNLDAFDKLSPNEEEVYTQLVSLYGNADKSAMLGLNDVVKEPIKEIKIAHNEPKPSQEAQREKQKVQQLAERKNTPAAPKVQKAKLNKSRIKRHANRKEYIVVNSGETIFQIAKAYNISERRLLKYNDLTAPNKLRTGQNLFLASKRNRGMQETYRVQKGDDMYLISQKMGIKLKSLYRRNRMEQGQEPQVGEILYLRGRKPRN is encoded by the coding sequence ATGAAAAAACTTTTTGTAGCGCTCACCCTTGCGGCACTCTCAGCCACAGGCTTTGCACAAGACCGCGATGTGGAATATGTGAAAAAATATGCACTCCTAGCCGTGCAGGAAATGGACCAATACAAAATCCCTGCAAGCATCACCCTAGCACAGGGCATCATCGAGACGGCGGGCGGCCAATCTCGCTTAGCGGAACAAGCCTTTAACCATTTTGGAATTAAGTGCAAGGAAAACTGGACGGGCGGAAAAATCTACCACGATGATGATGCGCGTGGTGAATGTTTTAGAAAATATGAAAAGGTGGAAGATAGCTACCGCGACCACTCTAAATTTCTGGCAGAGCGCCCTTATTACAAAAAGCTCTTTGACCTCGCCCTCACCGATTACCGCGGCTGGGCGCACGGGCTTAGAAAGGCTGGATATGCTACCAATCCGCGCTATGCTCAAATGCTTATTTCAAAAATTGAAAAGCTAAATCTTGATGCATTTGACAAATTATCGCCCAACGAAGAGGAGGTGTACACTCAGCTCGTCTCCCTGTATGGCAATGCTGATAAATCCGCTATGCTAGGCCTTAACGATGTGGTAAAAGAGCCTATAAAAGAAATCAAAATCGCCCATAATGAGCCTAAGCCTAGTCAAGAAGCTCAGCGCGAAAAGCAAAAAGTGCAACAATTAGCTGAAAGAAAAAATACCCCAGCGGCACCAAAAGTGCAAAAAGCTAAATTAAATAAAAGCCGAATTAAACGCCACGCCAATCGCAAAGAATACATCGTGGTGAATAGTGGCGAAACCATCTTCCAAATCGCAAAAGCCTATAATATAAGCGAAAGAAGATTGCTAAAATATAATGACCTAACTGCGCCTAATAAATTAAGAACAGGGCAAAACCTATTCCTAGCAAGCAAAAGAAACCGCGGTATGCAAGAAACCTACCGTGTACAAAAAGGCGATGATATGTACCTCATCTCTCAAAAAATGGGAATTAAACTCAAAAGCCTCTACCGCAGAAATAGAATGGAGCAAGGCCAAGAGCCACAAGTGGGCGAAATCCTATACCTGAGAGGAAGAAAACCTAGAAATTAA
- a CDS encoding 1-aminocyclopropane-1-carboxylate deaminase/D-cysteine desulfhydrase, giving the protein MSKNPLVIQIPAASIMEIQYEILQNRQVSLHLLREDLNHPLIQGNKFRKLKYNLIEAHAQGHQTLLTFGGAYSNHIHATAAAGKAFGFKTIGIIRGDELKNKPRNATLKEAEQMGMKLHFVTRKDYRRKSQDYFLDDLHDLFGNFYLVPEGGTNDFAIKGCEEILHPATQDFDYIACAMGTAGTFTGILKSSLPHQKVLGFPALRDYEFLLETVKKYTQHTNYEIINAFHFGGFGKFNQDLISFVNDFKETQNIQLEPLYTGKMLFGILSLVQEGYFAPESKILAVHTGGLQGIKGFNERFKNKYNIDF; this is encoded by the coding sequence ATGAGCAAAAATCCTTTAGTAATTCAAATTCCCGCAGCGTCCATTATGGAGATTCAGTATGAAATTTTGCAGAACCGCCAAGTGTCCTTGCATTTGTTGAGAGAGGACTTAAACCACCCGCTTATTCAAGGCAATAAGTTCAGAAAATTAAAATATAACTTAATCGAGGCGCATGCGCAGGGGCATCAAACCTTATTGACTTTTGGCGGGGCTTATTCCAATCACATTCATGCTACGGCAGCGGCGGGCAAGGCGTTTGGGTTTAAAACCATAGGCATCATCCGTGGCGATGAGCTGAAAAACAAGCCGAGAAATGCTACACTCAAAGAAGCCGAGCAAATGGGCATGAAATTGCATTTTGTGACGCGCAAAGATTATCGCAGAAAAAGCCAAGATTATTTTCTTGATGATTTGCACGATTTATTTGGTAATTTCTACCTCGTGCCCGAGGGGGGGACTAATGATTTTGCCATCAAAGGATGCGAGGAAATTCTACACCCTGCCACGCAGGATTTTGATTACATAGCCTGCGCTATGGGCACTGCGGGCACTTTTACAGGCATCCTCAAATCAAGCCTGCCGCACCAAAAGGTACTGGGCTTCCCCGCGCTAAGGGATTACGAATTTTTGCTAGAAACGGTAAAAAAATACACTCAGCATACAAATTATGAAATTATTAACGCATTTCACTTCGGCGGATTTGGGAAATTTAATCAGGATTTAATTAGTTTTGTCAACGATTTTAAAGAAACTCAAAATATCCAGCTTGAACCTCTCTACACTGGCAAAATGCTGTTTGGAATCCTAAGCCTCGTGCAAGAGGGCTACTTTGCGCCAGAGAGCAAAATTTTGGCCGTGCATACAGGTGGCTTGCAAGGGATTAAAGGTTTCAACGAAAGATTTAAAAATAAATATAACATAGATTTTTAA
- a CDS encoding phosphoglycerate kinase: MKTLNDFNFKDKKVLVRVDFNVPQDKDLNVTDTTRIEAAKPTILKILDDGGAAILMTHLGRPKGQKKDEFSLKHIAGKISDIIGVMVEVADDVVGEDAQEKAKNLKPGSVLLLENVRFREEEEQGDETFAQQLAELGDFYINDAFGTAHRKHASTAVIAHFFDQDHKCFGFLMQKELEAIDKVLKSGEKPVTAILGGSKVSSKITIIDNILPKVDNLIIGGGMSYTFSKAQGGKVGDSIVEDDKLDLALDILKKAKENNVEVYLPVDTIAADDFNNGAATQVVKRGEIPDGWEGLDIGPETVKIFSDVIKNSKTILWNGPVGVFEFENFSKGTRTIGDAIEEATKKGAFSLVGGGDSVAAVKQFGYQDKVSYVSTGGGAMLESLEGIKLPGVAAMDE; this comes from the coding sequence ATGAAAACACTTAACGACTTTAATTTTAAAGACAAAAAAGTTTTGGTGCGCGTAGACTTCAATGTGCCACAAGATAAAGATTTAAATGTAACAGATACTACGCGTATCGAAGCTGCAAAACCTACTATTCTAAAAATTTTAGACGACGGAGGGGCTGCAATTTTAATGACTCACCTTGGTCGTCCGAAAGGACAGAAAAAAGATGAGTTTTCTCTAAAGCACATCGCTGGTAAGATTTCAGACATCATTGGTGTGATGGTGGAAGTGGCAGATGATGTTGTGGGCGAAGATGCACAAGAAAAAGCTAAAAACTTGAAACCTGGAAGTGTTCTATTGCTAGAGAATGTTCGTTTCAGAGAAGAAGAAGAGCAAGGAGATGAGACTTTTGCACAGCAATTGGCTGAGTTGGGAGATTTTTACATAAACGATGCATTTGGTACTGCACACAGAAAGCATGCTTCTACTGCAGTGATTGCTCATTTCTTCGATCAAGATCACAAATGCTTCGGTTTCTTGATGCAAAAAGAGCTAGAGGCAATTGATAAAGTATTGAAAAGCGGAGAGAAGCCTGTAACTGCAATTTTAGGAGGTTCTAAAGTTTCTTCAAAAATTACAATCATCGACAATATTTTGCCTAAAGTAGATAACTTAATCATCGGAGGTGGTATGTCTTATACTTTCTCAAAAGCACAAGGAGGAAAAGTAGGAGATTCTATCGTGGAAGATGATAAGCTGGATTTAGCTTTGGATATCCTTAAAAAAGCTAAAGAAAACAATGTAGAGGTTTACTTGCCAGTGGACACTATAGCGGCAGATGATTTCAATAACGGAGCGGCTACTCAAGTGGTGAAGAGAGGTGAGATTCCTGATGGATGGGAAGGTTTAGACATCGGGCCAGAAACTGTGAAAATATTCTCTGATGTTATCAAAAATTCAAAAACTATTTTGTGGAATGGTCCAGTAGGTGTTTTTGAATTTGAAAACTTCTCAAAAGGCACTCGCACGATTGGTGATGCCATTGAAGAGGCGACTAAAAAAGGAGCTTTCTCACTTGTAGGTGGTGGTGATAGTGTTGCGGCTGTTAAGCAATTCGGATACCAAGACAAAGTAAGCTATGTTTCTACAGGAGGTGGAGCTATGCTAGAAAGCCTTGAGGGAATTAAACTTCCTGGCGTTGCTGCTATGGATGAATAA
- a CDS encoding ABC transporter ATP-binding protein: MQQASEPLLKVENLSISFGDKKVVNNLSFTLSAGEILGIVGESGSGKSLTSLAIMHLLPKYARTEGKILFFTENETYDLLAKNHTSLKGKDIGMIFQEPMTSLNPSLRCGDQVMENLLLHQKINKKTAKQKVLSLFAEVELPSPERIFKAYPHELSGGQRQRVMIALALICEPRLLIADEPTTALDVTVQKSILQLLKKLQKNYKMSIIFISHDLGVISQICDSVMVMFRGNLVEKGTAQAIFLNPKENYTKGLIECRPKLDEKLVKLPTIEDFTENKDFVFKTETPEERVQKYEKIYAQKPLIEIKSLQKYFTAHTGLLKKEEIKAVQDISFDIYPGETLGLVGESGSGKTTLSRTLLMLEKPTAGSVWYQGKDITKLSTRELRKLRKDIQIIFQDPYSSLNPMQTVGEIITTPMQIHGIGNSATERRNQAANLLEIVGLHASDLNKYPHEFSGGQRQRIGIARAVALKPKLIICDESVSALDVSVQAQVLNLLNDLKSDFGLTYLFISHDLSVVKYMSDRLIVLQHGKMQEYGFAEDIYQNPKTQYTRDLIAAIPRI, translated from the coding sequence GTGCAACAAGCGAGCGAACCTTTATTAAAAGTTGAAAATCTAAGCATTTCATTTGGCGACAAAAAAGTGGTAAATAATCTTTCTTTTACCCTTTCGGCAGGCGAAATCTTGGGGATCGTGGGCGAATCTGGTAGCGGAAAATCACTCACCTCGCTAGCCATTATGCATCTTTTGCCTAAGTATGCACGCACCGAGGGCAAAATCCTTTTTTTTACTGAAAATGAGACTTATGACCTTTTGGCAAAGAATCACACCTCGCTCAAAGGCAAGGATATAGGAATGATTTTTCAGGAGCCAATGACCTCGCTCAATCCCAGCCTGCGCTGCGGCGACCAAGTGATGGAAAATTTGCTACTTCATCAAAAGATTAACAAAAAAACTGCCAAGCAAAAGGTGCTTTCGCTCTTTGCAGAGGTGGAGCTCCCCTCTCCTGAGCGCATTTTTAAAGCCTACCCGCACGAGCTATCAGGCGGGCAGCGGCAGCGCGTGATGATTGCGCTAGCGTTGATTTGTGAGCCACGGCTACTCATTGCCGATGAGCCCACTACGGCCCTCGATGTTACGGTGCAAAAGTCGATTTTGCAATTGCTTAAAAAATTGCAAAAAAACTACAAAATGAGTATCATTTTTATTTCGCACGATTTGGGGGTAATTTCCCAAATTTGTGATTCTGTGATGGTGATGTTTCGTGGAAATTTGGTAGAAAAAGGAACGGCGCAAGCCATATTTTTAAATCCGAAAGAGAATTATACTAAAGGGCTTATTGAATGCCGTCCAAAACTGGACGAAAAACTTGTAAAATTACCTACGATTGAAGATTTTACCGAAAACAAGGATTTTGTTTTCAAAACCGAAACGCCCGAAGAACGCGTCCAGAAATACGAAAAAATTTATGCTCAGAAACCTTTGATTGAAATTAAGTCTTTGCAAAAATATTTTACGGCACACACAGGGCTTTTAAAAAAGGAAGAAATCAAAGCGGTGCAGGACATTTCTTTTGACATTTACCCTGGCGAAACGCTCGGGCTCGTGGGCGAATCGGGCAGTGGAAAAACAACGCTTAGTCGCACGCTCCTTATGCTAGAAAAACCGACTGCAGGCAGCGTTTGGTATCAAGGGAAAGATATCACCAAACTGAGCACGAGGGAATTACGAAAACTTAGAAAAGACATTCAAATTATTTTTCAAGATCCTTACTCAAGCTTAAATCCCATGCAAACGGTGGGCGAAATTATTACTACGCCAATGCAAATTCACGGTATTGGAAATTCTGCTACTGAACGAAGAAATCAAGCTGCCAATTTGCTCGAAATTGTGGGCTTGCACGCCAGTGATTTAAACAAGTATCCGCACGAATTTTCGGGCGGACAGCGTCAGCGAATCGGGATTGCTAGAGCGGTTGCCTTGAAGCCGAAACTCATTATTTGCGACGAGAGTGTTTCTGCACTTGATGTTTCGGTGCAGGCGCAAGTTTTGAATTTATTAAATGACTTAAAATCGGATTTTGGGCTTACTTATTTATTTATTTCGCACGATTTATCGGTAGTGAAATACATGAGCGATCGCCTGATTGTACTCCAACACGGCAAAATGCAGGAGTACGGCTTTGCAGAAGATATTTATCAAAATCCCAAAACGCAATATACTCGAGATTTGATTGCTGCAATTCCGAGGATTTAG
- a CDS encoding porin family protein yields MKKALILLVAALAMNVKAQEVRYGVKAGLNLADMYAAVSVDDVEEVINTKSKTSFYVGGFVEFPLSEMNELLTGEVGLQYVGNGTKISKIDFSDIGLRDGNGNRIRDIKDLQLNFNQINMPFAVKYEVVQGLKIKAGGYFGYLISLGGKLKYEGKTRKIGNILDKTTSIYDGYTTTEYKASELFKRFDFGLNAGAEYNFVNGLFAEANYTFGLQSFVDDADIDEGEKLKNRVFQIGLGYKF; encoded by the coding sequence ATGAAGAAAGCATTGATTTTATTAGTAGCTGCATTAGCTATGAATGTTAAAGCACAAGAAGTGCGTTATGGTGTGAAAGCAGGGTTAAACCTTGCCGATATGTATGCGGCGGTATCAGTTGATGATGTTGAAGAAGTTATAAATACAAAATCCAAAACCTCTTTTTATGTTGGTGGATTTGTAGAGTTCCCATTGAGCGAAATGAACGAGTTGCTTACGGGTGAAGTAGGGCTTCAATATGTAGGAAACGGAACTAAAATTTCAAAAATTGATTTCAGTGATATAGGTCTTAGAGATGGAAATGGTAATAGAATAAGAGATATAAAAGATTTACAATTAAATTTTAATCAGATTAATATGCCGTTTGCCGTAAAATACGAAGTGGTGCAAGGTTTGAAAATAAAAGCTGGAGGATATTTTGGTTATTTAATCTCCTTGGGAGGGAAATTGAAATATGAAGGGAAAACTCGTAAGATTGGAAATATTTTAGATAAAACTACCTCAATTTATGATGGGTATACAACCACGGAGTATAAAGCCTCTGAACTTTTTAAGAGATTTGATTTTGGTTTAAATGCTGGAGCTGAATATAACTTTGTGAATGGTCTTTTTGCCGAGGCTAATTATACTTTTGGCTTGCAAAGTTTTGTAGATGATGCAGACATCGATGAAGGTGAAAAACTTAAAAACAGAGTATTTCAAATAGGTTTAGGATATAAATTTTAA
- the rseP gene encoding RIP metalloprotease RseP codes for MEIALIKAAQLILILSIIVVLHEGGHFAAAKLFKTKVERFFLFFDVKFALFKKKIGDTVYGIGWLPLGGYVKIAGMIDESMDTEQLKSEPKPWEFRSKPAWQRLIIMLAGIFVNLILAIVIFAVMSYKNGNNYIDVNKITQGIAIDSAQARLGLKTSDVPVGVNGVQYDDLGQVLTQALMQGGTLNVRREGAIVSLPITLQDRANMLALQKTYFLPAEPVVIDSVLPSGTAFKAGVEKGDVLKSINGQAVESFTAFAREVKANANKKIKLEIQRNSELKNIEIPVNSEGLIGVAPVFNLEKYISHKDYSLSQSIAQGVHKTFALISNQIQSFALLWELKGDATKYVSGPIGMAKALPAEWDWDYFWNFTAMLSAVLAFMNILPIPGLDGGHALFTLYEMITGHKPSDKFMGIMQMVGAIILISLMVFIFGNDIFNLMR; via the coding sequence ATGGAAATAGCACTTATTAAAGCCGCACAGCTTATTCTAATACTATCAATCATCGTGGTTTTGCACGAGGGAGGGCATTTTGCCGCTGCCAAATTATTTAAAACTAAGGTGGAGCGTTTTTTCCTATTTTTTGATGTAAAATTCGCTTTATTTAAAAAGAAAATCGGCGACACCGTGTACGGAATCGGGTGGTTGCCGCTTGGGGGCTATGTCAAAATTGCAGGTATGATTGATGAAAGTATGGATACCGAGCAACTCAAAAGCGAGCCAAAACCTTGGGAATTCCGCTCTAAACCCGCTTGGCAACGATTAATCATTATGCTGGCAGGAATTTTTGTAAACCTAATTTTAGCCATTGTCATTTTCGCCGTGATGAGCTATAAAAATGGTAATAATTATATAGATGTAAATAAAATTACGCAAGGCATAGCGATAGACAGCGCACAGGCGCGCCTAGGGCTTAAAACTAGCGATGTGCCCGTGGGCGTGAATGGTGTGCAGTATGATGACTTGGGACAAGTTTTAACACAGGCCTTAATGCAGGGCGGCACCCTGAATGTGAGACGCGAAGGGGCAATCGTAAGCCTGCCCATCACGCTGCAAGATAGAGCCAATATGCTTGCTTTGCAAAAGACCTACTTCCTGCCTGCCGAACCCGTGGTGATAGATAGCGTTTTGCCAAGTGGCACCGCCTTCAAAGCTGGGGTAGAAAAAGGCGATGTGCTTAAAAGCATCAATGGACAAGCCGTGGAATCTTTCACCGCCTTTGCAAGAGAGGTAAAAGCCAATGCAAACAAGAAAATTAAACTTGAAATTCAAAGAAATTCAGAATTAAAAAATATTGAAATTCCTGTAAACTCAGAGGGATTAATCGGTGTAGCGCCAGTCTTTAATCTTGAAAAATACATCTCTCACAAGGATTATAGCCTCTCGCAATCAATCGCACAAGGCGTGCACAAAACCTTTGCGCTAATCTCTAACCAAATTCAATCCTTTGCCCTGCTATGGGAGCTAAAAGGTGATGCTACAAAATATGTCTCTGGCCCCATCGGTATGGCTAAGGCTCTGCCCGCAGAATGGGACTGGGACTACTTCTGGAACTTCACTGCGATGCTCTCTGCCGTGCTAGCCTTTATGAATATTTTGCCTATCCCTGGCCTCGATGGTGGGCACGCGCTCTTCACTCTCTATGAGATGATTACCGGCCACAAGCCAAGCGATAAATTTATGGGAATTATGCAAATGGTGGGCGCCATTATCCTAATCAGCTTAATGGTCTTTATCTTTGGAAATGATATATTTAACCTTATGCGATAA
- a CDS encoding lipocalin family protein, with amino-acid sequence MKRLILFVIISMIFVSCSGDDGGGNRKYSKDDIAGIWQVESVKINGRNVRVGESEESSYAPCDRSSTFIFNYKGYDEMSMDFYDVACNKLSDYHGEYYVDGNSIYVKEDGKTIKVLRIKSLSASRMTLVYSDEVKKELYKELEENYSPKDYGKYTVKDILNAEINLIKKYY; translated from the coding sequence ATGAAGAGATTGATTTTGTTTGTAATTATCTCTATGATTTTTGTTTCATGTAGTGGAGACGATGGTGGTGGAAATAGAAAATATAGTAAAGATGACATTGCAGGAATATGGCAAGTGGAATCTGTGAAAATAAATGGTAGAAATGTTAGGGTAGGGGAAAGCGAAGAATCTTCTTATGCCCCGTGCGACAGATCCTCTACATTCATTTTTAATTATAAAGGCTACGATGAAATGTCTATGGATTTTTACGATGTTGCATGCAATAAGCTTTCGGATTACCATGGGGAATATTATGTTGATGGAAACTCCATTTATGTTAAAGAGGATGGAAAAACAATCAAAGTACTGAGGATAAAAAGTCTTTCAGCAAGTAGAATGACGCTTGTCTATTCTGATGAGGTAAAAAAAGAATTATATAAGGAGTTAGAAGAAAATTATAGTCCTAAAGATTATGGGAAATATACAGTGAAAGATATATTAAACGCTGAAATAAATTTAATTAAAAAATATTATTAA
- the tyrS gene encoding tyrosine--tRNA ligase, with the protein MKNFIQELQWRGMIQDMMPETEEHLMQEMRSAYVGIDPTADSLHIGHLVSIMMLKHFQACGHKPYALLGGATGMIGDPSGKSAERNLLDEETLATNIRGIRSQLERFLDFNTNEANGAELVNNYDWMKDFSFIAFARDIGKHITVNYMMAKDSVKKRFDPNENTEGMSFTEFTYQLIQGYDFLHLFQENNCTLQMGGSDQWGNITTGTEMIRRIGKGKAYALTCPLITKADGTKFGKTEGGNIWLDAERTSPYKFYQYWLNTSDEDADRYIKIFTMLTEQEIKSLVAAHQEAPHLRQLQRKLAEEVTTMVHSKEELDKAVQASEILFGKATSENLRKLDEKTFLDIFDGVPQAEITQADLNEDLLEILSTKTEFMKSKGEARRALQQNSIAVNKDKIGEDYKLSENDLISGKYILLQKGKKNYFVVIVK; encoded by the coding sequence ATGAAAAACTTTATACAAGAATTGCAATGGCGTGGCATGATCCAAGATATGATGCCCGAGACAGAGGAACATTTAATGCAAGAAATGCGTTCGGCGTATGTGGGGATCGACCCAACGGCTGATTCGTTACATATAGGGCATTTAGTAAGTATCATGATGCTTAAACATTTTCAAGCTTGTGGGCACAAGCCGTATGCACTGCTTGGAGGGGCTACGGGGATGATTGGAGACCCTTCTGGGAAATCTGCCGAGAGAAACTTGCTTGACGAGGAAACTTTAGCTACAAACATCCGAGGGATTCGTTCGCAATTGGAGCGTTTTCTGGACTTTAATACAAATGAAGCAAATGGTGCCGAGCTTGTAAATAACTACGACTGGATGAAGGATTTTTCTTTCATTGCGTTTGCAAGAGATATCGGAAAACACATCACTGTGAATTATATGATGGCTAAGGATTCGGTGAAGAAAAGATTTGATCCTAATGAGAATACGGAAGGAATGTCTTTTACTGAATTTACTTACCAATTGATCCAAGGCTACGATTTCTTGCACTTATTCCAAGAAAATAATTGTACGCTACAAATGGGGGGATCCGACCAATGGGGAAACATCACCACTGGAACGGAGATGATTCGCCGCATTGGGAAAGGAAAAGCCTACGCACTCACTTGCCCACTCATTACCAAAGCCGATGGCACTAAGTTTGGAAAAACCGAAGGCGGAAACATTTGGCTCGATGCCGAGCGCACTTCGCCCTATAAATTCTATCAATACTGGCTAAATACCTCAGACGAAGATGCCGATCGATACATTAAAATCTTTACAATGCTCACCGAGCAAGAGATAAAAAGCCTAGTTGCAGCGCACCAAGAGGCCCCACACCTAAGACAATTGCAACGCAAATTGGCAGAGGAAGTGACTACAATGGTTCATTCAAAAGAGGAATTGGACAAAGCGGTACAAGCGTCTGAAATTCTTTTTGGAAAAGCTACTTCTGAAAATCTAAGAAAATTGGACGAAAAAACATTTTTGGACATTTTTGATGGAGTGCCACAAGCGGAAATTACCCAAGCTGATTTAAACGAAGATTTATTAGAAATCCTTTCTACCAAGACGGAGTTTATGAAATCTAAAGGAGAGGCTCGCCGTGCACTTCAACAAAACTCCATTGCTGTGAACAAAGATAAAATCGGGGAAGATTACAAATTATCTGAAAACGATTTAATCAGCGGAAAATACATTTTATTGCAAAAAGGTAAAAAGAATTATTTCGTAGTCATCGTGAAATAA
- a CDS encoding HU family DNA-binding protein: protein MPIKYKVIQKGQPGVAGGGEKKYYASANLVSEKTLAGLTKEIEKISTVSGADIRAVLYALVDVMQTSLEEGNAVRLGELGSMRVSISSEGKSKEEEVTAASIKGAKVIFTPGKDLKKMLNNLTYEKL, encoded by the coding sequence ATGCCAATTAAGTACAAAGTAATTCAGAAAGGGCAACCAGGCGTTGCCGGTGGAGGAGAAAAGAAATATTATGCTTCAGCAAATTTGGTGAGCGAGAAAACGCTTGCAGGATTGACTAAAGAAATCGAGAAAATCAGCACTGTGAGCGGGGCAGACATACGAGCTGTGCTGTATGCGCTAGTAGATGTAATGCAAACCTCGCTGGAGGAAGGTAATGCGGTGCGTCTTGGCGAGCTAGGCAGTATGCGTGTGAGCATCAGCAGCGAGGGGAAATCCAAAGAGGAAGAAGTAACGGCGGCGAGTATCAAGGGTGCAAAAGTGATTTTTACGCCAGGTAAGGATTTGAAAAAAATGTTGAATAATCTAACCTACGAAAAGCTCTAA
- the pncA gene encoding bifunctional nicotinamidase/pyrazinamidase: MKALLIVDVQNDFMPHGALPVPHGDEVVPYINQIMHAYDLVVATQDWHPINHKSFATEHANKKPFDTTCLNGISQVLWPNHCVQGSKGAEFHPALNTQPIEVIFRKGMNPEVDSYSAFFDNDKKYATQLSGFLKAKGVKEIDIVGLAADYCVFYSVQDALREGFKVNLHLKGTRAIDPKNFEENILKELNQNPNFKSIS, translated from the coding sequence ATGAAAGCGCTCTTAATCGTAGATGTACAAAATGATTTTATGCCACACGGCGCATTGCCTGTGCCGCACGGCGATGAGGTAGTGCCTTATATCAATCAAATTATGCACGCATACGATTTAGTCGTTGCCACGCAAGACTGGCACCCCATTAATCATAAAAGTTTTGCCACTGAACACGCAAACAAAAAGCCATTTGACACCACATGCCTAAACGGCATTTCGCAAGTTTTATGGCCAAACCACTGCGTGCAAGGCTCCAAGGGCGCCGAATTTCACCCCGCGCTGAATACTCAGCCCATTGAGGTGATTTTCAGAAAAGGTATGAACCCCGAGGTTGATAGCTACTCTGCGTTTTTTGATAATGATAAGAAATACGCCACGCAACTTTCAGGTTTTTTGAAGGCTAAAGGCGTCAAGGAGATAGATATCGTGGGCTTGGCGGCAGATTATTGTGTGTTTTATTCTGTGCAAGATGCTTTGAGAGAAGGTTTTAAAGTTAATTTGCATTTAAAGGGGACGCGTGCCATTGATCCCAAAAATTTTGAAGAAAATATTTTGAAGGAATTAAACCAAAATCCAAATTTTAAAAGTATTTCTTAA